In a genomic window of Chrysemys picta bellii isolate R12L10 chromosome 1, ASM1138683v2, whole genome shotgun sequence:
- the CHORDC1 gene encoding cysteine and histidine-rich domain-containing protein 1 — translation MSQLCYNRGCGQRFDPSTNTEDSCTYHPGVPVFHDALKGWSCCKRRTTDFSDFLSIVGCTKGLHNSEKPPEPVKPEVKTTSERKELAELKPKFQEHIIRAPKPVETINRPSPDEPMTSLQLKVSASLKQALDKLKLSSENEEEKKEEDSDEIKIGTSCKNGGCLKTFEGPQSTEEICIYHSGVPIFHEGMKYWSCCRRKTSDFNTFLSQEGCTTGTHVWTKKDAGKKVVPCRHDWHQTGGEVTISIYAKNSLPELSHVEANSTMLNIHIIFEGDKEFDHSVKLWGVIDVKRSYVNMTATKIELTMRKAEPMLWASLELPIPKTQQKQNEDITDQE, via the exons atgtcccagctctgctacaacCGGGGCTGCGGCCAGCGCTTCGACCCCAGCACCAACACGGAGG attCATGCACATATCATCCAGGTGTTCCAGTCTTTCATGATGCTCTAAAG GGCTGGTCATGTTGTAAGAGAAGAACAACAGACTTCTCTGACTTCTTAAGCATTGTG GGCTGTACAAAGGGTCTCCATAATAGTGAGAAACCCCCTGAGCCTGTGAAACCTGAAGTCAAAACTACCTCTGAGCGAAAGGAGCTAGCTGAACTGAAACCTAAATTTCAGGAGCATATAATTCGGGCACCAAAGCCAGTGGAAACCATTAATAGGCCAAG ccCAGATGAGCCAATGACAAGTTTACAGCTGAAAGTATCAGCTTCCCTGAAACAAGCACTAGATAAACTGAAACTATCATCAGagaatgaagaagaaaaaaaag AAGAGGACAGTGATGAGATCAAAATTGGGACGTCATGTAAAAATGGAGGCTGTTTGAAG ACATTTGAAGGTCCACAGAGCACAGAAGAAATATGTATATACCATTCTGGAGTACCTATATTCCACGAAGG GATGAAGTACTGGAGCTGTTGTAGGAGAAAAACTTctgattttaatacatttttgtcTCAAGAAGGCTGTACAACGGGAACACACGTGTGGACTAAAAAGGATGCT GGGAAAAAAGTAGTTCCATGTAGGCATGATTGGCATCAAACTGGAGGTGAAGTGACTATTTCAATATATGCGAAAAATTCACTTCCTGAACTTAGCCATGTAGAAGCAAATAGCACAATG CTAAATATCCATATTATATTTGAAGGAGATAAAGAATTTGATCACAGTGTGAAATTGTGGGGA GTAATTGATGTGAAGAGGAGTTATGTAAACATGACAGCTACGAAGATTGAGCTCACTATGAGGAAAGCAGAGCCCATGTTATGGGCAAGCCTTGAACTACCAATACCTAAAACgcagcaaaaacaaaatgaagataTTACAGATCAAGAATGA